The following coding sequences are from one Neodiprion lecontei isolate iyNeoLeco1 chromosome 7, iyNeoLeco1.1, whole genome shotgun sequence window:
- the LOC107227880 gene encoding uncharacterized protein LOC107227880, translating to MVGRQFKKLKGEELGTMKTVIAAELYRQARRNYPRRFVDVHGLDEIWQADLVYMTAHSSCNKGYEYLLTIIDIFSKYAWAVLMKSKSGKDVTAAMKSVLIQSLIPTHLHIDQGEEFYNSEFKALVKHHNINMYATFRNLMASICERSDRTLKNKMWKWSTLQGSYEWINIFNA from the coding sequence ATGGTTGGACgacaattcaaaaaattgaaaggtgAAGAGTTGGGAACAATGAAGACTGTAATAGCTGCCGAACTTTACAGACAGGCTCGACGCAACTATCCGCGCCGATTCGTAGATGTACACGGACTGGATGAGATctggcaagctgatctcgtcTATATGACCGCACACAGCTCGTGCAACAAGGGATACGAATACCTTCTAACAATTATCGATATATTCtccaagtacgcgtgggcgGTGCTGATGAAGTCCAAGAGTGGGAAAGATGTTACTGCtgccatgaaatctgtactgatcCAGAGCCTTATACCCACACATCTACACATTGATCAAGGcgaagaattttacaacagcgaattcaaagcccTCGTGAAGCATCACAATATCAATATGTATGCGACATTCAGGAACTTAATGGCGTCAATATGCGAACGTTCTGATCggacattgaaaaataaaatgtggaagtgGTCTACTCTCCAAGGATCGTACGAGTggatcaatatttttaatgcttga